The following coding sequences lie in one Halomonas sp. 'Soap Lake #6' genomic window:
- the hemP gene encoding hemin uptake protein HemP produces MQPRKKHVPSEGTPSAPREVTSQALLDQDGQLVILHEQRRYVLRRTKSGKLILTA; encoded by the coding sequence ATGCAGCCTAGGAAAAAACACGTCCCATCAGAAGGCACGCCTAGCGCACCCCGCGAGGTCACAAGCCAGGCGCTGCTTGATCAAGACGGTCAACTGGTGATTCTCCATGAACAACGCCGCTACGTGTTGCGACGCACGAAAAGCGGCAAGCTAATTCTGACTGCGTAA
- a CDS encoding TonB-dependent receptor domain-containing protein, protein MKPTHTLGVCLSLLPLLTAHANEADLDPVTVTGTRAPTDLSRAPLIIDVLDRSDAALATASSVEDVLSRQPGLHVAGQGRRNGQTLSMRGFGRNGVLVRLDGVRQDISTGHVGNFFLDPALIQEVQIARGALSSLYGSNAMGGVVSFTSVEARDLLAPGEDSGVRLSVGGATANDELRGNLTAFGRRDTANGQVDGLFSVGRSESGDIRRAGGDKAEEDARLNSLLLKGGWEPSEDHRLFISWQHYDESSTQPANPQQLSTSASNPLRDRDVESNNVQLGHRWQPGNATEITSQLIFSQQDIDEPQASRTLDRVGLQSDGYHSTEHGWLSQTLVFGAELEQARQRPDGQANGFPKADIDTQAAYLDTTLTAGNYLSEGGAGQFDVGIGARYDRYDASGQNDADSVHDQVSPRFRLAWRPNDALMLFSGYAEAFRAPSLSELYANERHFAGFCAGPFFCTPDNYWIPNPNLSPETSRTWESGVVWHQGDWQVRASYFDTRADDFIDTQVDIMAGTTQAVNVQRAQLWGYDARVTWQPRSFPLLSSFVGLSEVSGKDRDSGDALGSQTPLEMTLGNEIALYNSGVRIGWQGRFAQSFDKQGDDERLPGYGLHDIHMAWQLTPAIDTSLRLANLGDKEWYRPDGSLGDGRSLFATLNWQW, encoded by the coding sequence ATGAAACCGACTCACACGTTAGGCGTCTGCCTTAGTTTACTGCCCTTATTGACCGCCCACGCCAATGAAGCGGACCTAGACCCCGTTACGGTCACCGGTACCCGAGCACCGACTGATCTTTCCCGCGCACCTCTGATTATCGATGTGCTTGACCGCAGTGATGCCGCGCTGGCCACTGCGAGCAGCGTTGAAGACGTACTGAGCCGTCAACCTGGCCTACATGTCGCCGGGCAAGGGCGCCGTAACGGTCAAACTCTAAGTATGCGCGGCTTTGGGCGCAATGGCGTGCTAGTCCGTTTGGATGGCGTACGCCAGGATATTTCCACGGGTCATGTGGGTAACTTCTTTCTCGACCCTGCGCTGATTCAAGAGGTACAAATCGCGCGTGGCGCACTTTCCAGCTTATATGGCAGCAATGCCATGGGTGGAGTGGTCAGTTTTACCAGCGTAGAAGCCCGCGACCTGTTAGCTCCCGGCGAAGATAGCGGTGTGCGTCTTTCCGTAGGCGGTGCTACCGCCAACGACGAACTGCGTGGCAACCTAACCGCCTTTGGCCGCCGCGACACAGCCAATGGCCAAGTCGACGGGCTATTCTCCGTGGGCCGTAGCGAATCCGGCGACATTCGCCGCGCTGGTGGCGATAAGGCGGAAGAGGATGCTCGGCTCAATAGCCTGCTGTTAAAAGGCGGCTGGGAGCCAAGCGAAGATCATCGGTTGTTTATTAGCTGGCAACACTACGACGAGAGTTCTACCCAACCCGCCAACCCTCAACAGCTATCTACCAGTGCCAGTAACCCGCTGCGAGACCGGGATGTTGAAAGCAACAATGTGCAACTCGGCCACCGCTGGCAACCAGGCAATGCCACCGAAATCACCTCACAACTCATCTTTAGCCAGCAGGATATAGATGAGCCTCAAGCTAGCCGAACCCTTGATCGAGTTGGCCTTCAAAGCGATGGCTACCACAGTACGGAGCATGGTTGGCTTTCCCAAACGCTGGTGTTCGGCGCTGAGTTAGAGCAAGCCCGCCAACGCCCAGACGGCCAAGCCAACGGTTTTCCGAAAGCAGACATCGATACACAGGCGGCATATTTAGACACCACCCTTACCGCAGGCAACTACCTATCAGAAGGTGGTGCTGGGCAATTTGACGTCGGTATTGGCGCTCGCTACGACCGCTATGATGCCAGTGGTCAAAATGATGCTGATAGCGTGCACGACCAAGTCTCACCACGCTTCCGCCTTGCCTGGCGGCCCAACGATGCCTTGATGCTGTTCTCCGGCTACGCCGAAGCATTCCGCGCCCCAAGCCTTTCAGAACTTTACGCTAACGAACGTCACTTTGCTGGTTTCTGCGCTGGGCCATTCTTCTGTACGCCCGACAACTACTGGATTCCCAACCCCAACCTTTCTCCTGAAACCAGCCGTACCTGGGAAAGCGGCGTGGTATGGCATCAAGGCGATTGGCAGGTACGCGCCAGCTACTTCGACACCCGCGCGGATGATTTTATCGACACCCAGGTCGACATCATGGCGGGCACCACCCAAGCGGTGAACGTTCAACGCGCCCAACTGTGGGGCTACGACGCCCGGGTTACCTGGCAACCCAGATCCTTCCCGCTGCTCTCTAGCTTTGTCGGCCTTTCAGAAGTTTCTGGTAAAGACCGGGATAGCGGAGACGCTCTTGGCAGCCAAACACCTCTGGAAATGACACTGGGCAATGAAATCGCTCTTTACAACAGTGGTGTACGGATCGGCTGGCAGGGTCGTTTTGCCCAATCGTTCGATAAGCAAGGCGACGATGAACGCCTACCAGGCTATGGGCTGCACGATATCCACATGGCGTGGCAGCTAACACCCGCTATTGATACCTCGCTGCGCCTGGCCAACCTGGGCGACAAAGAGTGGTACCGCCCCGATGGCAGTCTGGGCGACGGGCGTAGCCTATTCGCCACTCTCAACTGGCAGTGGTAA
- a CDS encoding FadR/GntR family transcriptional regulator: protein MSLKRQPETSSTNTLSFGDSLERSSVALQLLERIKSALIRGDLKPGDYLPSETELTHSLGIGKSSVREAIKMLQAIGIVEVKRGQGTMIRREPGTPLVDPMAFGMILARGMTRDVLEFRLMFEPAYTLQAMKSATAEDHQRIQQSINAMEEAIRSGAQTSQHDIAFHRAILHSTHNPMTIRVGETLLQLIEAALETSMRSLPETALKDHKAIYKAFQAGDSAGIQAAIAVSSESWETNLTYEDDTGLSSAPRL from the coding sequence ATGAGTTTGAAACGCCAGCCCGAGACTTCCTCGACGAATACACTCTCTTTTGGAGATTCATTGGAACGCAGCTCAGTCGCACTTCAACTGCTTGAGCGTATCAAGAGCGCCTTGATACGCGGTGACCTTAAGCCCGGCGATTACCTGCCGTCAGAAACTGAATTGACTCATAGTCTTGGGATTGGCAAATCGAGCGTGCGCGAAGCCATCAAGATGCTGCAAGCCATTGGCATTGTGGAAGTCAAACGCGGACAAGGCACTATGATTCGCCGTGAGCCCGGTACGCCGCTGGTGGACCCAATGGCGTTTGGAATGATCTTGGCGCGGGGTATGACACGGGACGTGCTGGAGTTCCGCCTTATGTTTGAACCGGCGTATACCCTTCAAGCAATGAAGAGTGCAACGGCAGAAGATCATCAACGCATTCAGCAAAGCATCAACGCTATGGAAGAGGCAATCCGGTCAGGTGCACAAACCTCTCAGCACGATATCGCCTTTCATCGCGCCATTTTGCACAGCACCCATAACCCCATGACTATTCGCGTTGGCGAAACCTTACTGCAACTGATTGAGGCTGCACTGGAAACCTCCATGCGTTCGCTACCTGAAACCGCCTTAAAAGATCATAAGGCTATCTACAAAGCCTTCCAAGCAGGTGATAGCGCAGGCATTCAGGCAGCTATTGCCGTTAGTAGCGAAAGCTGGGAAACAAACCTTACCTATGAAGACGACACTGGATTAAGCTCAGCGCCACGCTTATAA
- a CDS encoding LysR substrate-binding domain-containing protein produces the protein MNQLSTEAPSRAALPLLDSEVLRTFVTIAESGSFTRASQQLFRTPSALSMQIKRLEEILGQTLFVREARYVRLTAEGEMLLGYGRRLLKLNAEAVTQFLAPAIEGRVGLGITDDVVGRILPNVLVQFARSHPAVQVDVVVGRSVELLAKLDASELDLALVMAAGPGQALRGEVVHSEPLVWAGREGGVAVQRTPLPVTLAQQGCPWRRITLNALDQAGIAYRVAYSCDHCAGQEAAMLADLAVTAFPKSLIRPPLKRLSNDSLPPLGDYQVALVKRAGSGDASEVLAERVVEAFREN, from the coding sequence ATGAATCAACTATCTACTGAGGCACCCAGCCGGGCCGCCTTACCGCTACTGGACAGTGAGGTGCTACGCACCTTTGTGACAATTGCGGAGAGTGGTAGCTTCACTCGGGCCTCCCAACAGCTATTTCGTACCCCTTCTGCGTTAAGCATGCAGATCAAACGTTTGGAAGAAATCCTGGGGCAGACGCTGTTTGTACGCGAGGCGCGCTATGTGCGGCTTACCGCTGAAGGCGAAATGCTATTGGGCTATGGTCGACGGCTGCTTAAGCTTAATGCCGAGGCGGTTACGCAGTTTTTAGCCCCGGCGATAGAAGGGCGTGTGGGGCTAGGGATAACGGATGATGTGGTGGGGCGGATTTTACCCAATGTGCTCGTCCAGTTTGCCCGCTCTCATCCGGCGGTGCAGGTGGATGTCGTGGTGGGACGTAGCGTAGAGCTATTGGCTAAACTTGATGCGAGCGAGTTGGATTTAGCCCTGGTGATGGCCGCAGGGCCTGGCCAAGCTTTGCGTGGCGAGGTAGTGCATAGCGAGCCACTGGTGTGGGCCGGTCGTGAGGGTGGGGTTGCTGTTCAGCGAACACCACTGCCGGTGACCTTGGCCCAACAGGGGTGTCCCTGGCGTAGAATTACGCTTAACGCGCTTGATCAAGCTGGTATTGCTTACCGAGTCGCTTATTCTTGCGACCATTGTGCCGGACAGGAGGCCGCTATGCTGGCAGATCTGGCTGTAACGGCTTTTCCGAAAAGCTTGATTCGTCCGCCGCTCAAACGATTAAGCAACGATTCACTGCCGCCGCTAGGAGATTATCAAGTGGCGCTGGTGAAGCGTGCAGGCAGTGGTGATGCCAGCGAGGTACTGGCGGAACGCGTGGTAGAGGCGTTTCGGGAGAACTAA
- a CDS encoding asparaginase — MTKKHIVVLTTGGTIASKPSDSGRSQSGALSGEQLLDQVSLPQGIEVTLEVMSILQKPSNAVTLADLAELYRHGREALNREDVDGVVITHGTDTLEETAYFLSLTLPADKPCVITGSQRAPHQLGTDAFKNICDAIVAATSSQLSQLGCVVVFNESLFAARYARKVSSFQLHGFDAPGVGSLGYVDGQRVKLYHAVTEIAAPVNGWDFPLPRVDLLPAYLDASPMLLKACVESGAKAVVIDGLGRGHVPPGWMPPIRELISSGVPVAIVSSCAQGPVNTSYEFSGSLADLASAGVLTLNDISARKARLALALLLSSTPREALGDAMERILA; from the coding sequence ATGACCAAAAAGCACATCGTGGTCTTGACGACAGGCGGTACGATCGCCAGCAAGCCCAGCGATTCAGGGCGCAGCCAGTCAGGTGCATTAAGCGGTGAACAGTTACTTGATCAGGTGTCGCTGCCTCAAGGCATTGAGGTCACGCTAGAGGTGATGTCGATCCTGCAAAAACCTAGTAATGCCGTCACCCTCGCTGATCTCGCTGAACTCTATCGTCACGGGCGAGAAGCGCTAAATCGAGAAGATGTAGACGGAGTGGTGATTACCCACGGCACCGATACGCTAGAAGAGACGGCTTACTTTCTATCGCTCACACTGCCCGCTGATAAGCCTTGTGTAATCACCGGTTCTCAGCGGGCGCCCCACCAGCTGGGCACGGATGCCTTTAAAAATATCTGTGATGCCATTGTGGCAGCGACTAGCTCTCAACTGAGCCAGCTTGGCTGTGTAGTGGTATTTAACGAGTCGCTCTTTGCGGCTCGCTATGCCCGCAAGGTGAGCAGCTTCCAACTGCATGGTTTTGATGCACCTGGCGTCGGTTCGCTGGGTTATGTCGATGGACAGCGAGTAAAGCTGTATCACGCGGTAACAGAGATAGCGGCCCCGGTTAATGGATGGGATTTTCCGCTACCTAGGGTTGATCTACTGCCTGCTTATTTGGATGCCTCACCGATGCTATTGAAAGCCTGCGTTGAGAGTGGCGCAAAGGCGGTGGTGATTGATGGTTTAGGGCGTGGTCATGTCCCACCTGGCTGGATGCCCCCGATAAGAGAGCTAATTAGTTCGGGCGTGCCTGTAGCGATAGTGAGTAGCTGCGCGCAAGGTCCGGTGAATACTAGTTATGAATTTAGCGGCAGCCTAGCCGATTTAGCGTCGGCTGGGGTACTAACGCTTAACGATATCAGTGCACGTAAGGCAAGGCTTGCCCTTGCCCTGTTGCTGAGTAGTACCCCGCGCGAAGCGCTGGGGGATGCGATGGAGCGCATTCTGGCATGA
- a CDS encoding RidA family protein, giving the protein MSKTIEQALSEQGLTLPAIPKPRGMFLPWSQLGNQLFLAGQICERGGDVLYSGKVGEEFDLETGKLAAQACALNLLASLSDAVDGDFSRVVRCVRMNGFVNVAPGFHDVPLVINGASELFVALFGDAGRHARTAIGVATLPGNAAVEVEAIFEVR; this is encoded by the coding sequence ATGAGTAAAACGATTGAACAAGCACTATCAGAGCAGGGCCTAACGTTACCGGCGATTCCAAAACCACGCGGTATGTTTCTGCCCTGGTCTCAGTTGGGTAATCAACTCTTCCTAGCGGGTCAGATTTGTGAGCGTGGCGGTGATGTTCTCTATTCCGGCAAAGTGGGGGAGGAGTTCGATCTTGAAACCGGAAAGCTGGCTGCGCAGGCCTGTGCCTTGAACCTCTTGGCATCACTTAGTGATGCTGTCGATGGCGATTTCTCACGGGTGGTACGCTGTGTGCGCATGAACGGCTTTGTCAATGTAGCACCGGGGTTTCATGATGTACCATTAGTGATTAACGGCGCCTCTGAGCTATTTGTCGCTCTCTTTGGTGATGCGGGGCGCCATGCCAGAACCGCCATTGGAGTTGCGACACTGCCGGGCAATGCAGCGGTTGAAGTCGAAGCTATTTTTGAAGTGCGCTAA
- a CDS encoding TRAP transporter small permease: MFEALNKCLDRLESVAMVVFMSIATILTTIQVVYRYGFSGSLFWAEEVVIYSIICMSFIGASMGVRHGTHISVDVLNAIASPAVNRWLHLVAALIGIVFAGFMTYYGFVLYFNTLGRGQLTAALRLPMAWFYLPIGISGVLLVLRYVWVINEVWKKPPVSLSEELVAESDKLV; this comes from the coding sequence ATGTTCGAAGCGCTCAATAAATGTCTTGATCGCTTGGAAAGTGTAGCGATGGTCGTTTTCATGTCGATTGCGACCATCCTCACCACCATCCAAGTCGTCTATCGCTACGGCTTTAGCGGTTCATTATTTTGGGCTGAAGAAGTCGTTATCTATTCCATTATTTGTATGAGCTTCATAGGAGCCAGTATGGGCGTTCGTCATGGCACCCATATTTCGGTGGATGTGTTGAATGCGATTGCCTCGCCCGCCGTTAATCGCTGGCTACATTTAGTCGCCGCACTAATTGGCATAGTGTTCGCAGGGTTTATGACCTACTACGGCTTTGTTCTCTACTTTAATACGCTCGGCCGCGGGCAACTGACTGCCGCGTTGCGCCTGCCAATGGCATGGTTCTATCTGCCTATTGGGATATCCGGTGTATTGCTGGTCTTGCGCTATGTATGGGTGATCAATGAAGTCTGGAAGAAGCCTCCGGTGAGCCTCTCCGAAGAGCTTGTGGCTGAGTCGGATAAGCTCGTTTAA
- a CDS encoding TRAP transporter large permease, whose amino-acid sequence MITALLPIFFAVLLLGLPIFASLALAVFLAIEFFGTTNPVIVPMRMFTGMNNFSLMAIPFFILAAELMRIGGLSDRLINLAKALVGWVPGGLAAATVLSCLFFGAISGSSPATVVAIGSIMFPALVAAGYDKRFAIGLIATAGTLGPIVPPSIALIIYGSVTGTSVGRLFAAGLLPAIVIASILIAYCIVYSSLKGYERSPFPTLREILAAFKSAAWGLGLPVILLGGIYSGVFTPTESAAVACVYGLFVGMVVYRTINLRELAGTLRSSGLISATLLLITAGASAFSWLLAITGTPSQLAGQVLSWTDDPFQVMALFNVVMIVAGFFLDSASAIIVLSPLLQPIAAQVGVDPVHFGIITLINFSVGMITPPVGLNLFVAMAISKMSLQEVFKACLPLIGLMLIALIIITYVPWLSTWLPSLIY is encoded by the coding sequence ATGATTACTGCATTATTACCTATCTTTTTTGCTGTTCTGCTACTCGGACTACCGATCTTTGCCTCACTTGCTTTGGCTGTATTTCTCGCCATTGAGTTTTTTGGTACTACCAATCCTGTGATCGTTCCAATGCGCATGTTTACCGGCATGAATAACTTCTCGCTGATGGCGATTCCGTTTTTTATTCTGGCTGCGGAGTTAATGCGTATTGGTGGCCTTTCAGATCGGTTGATCAATCTCGCTAAAGCGTTAGTTGGGTGGGTGCCCGGCGGCTTGGCTGCTGCTACTGTGCTTTCATGCCTATTCTTTGGTGCCATTTCTGGGTCAAGCCCAGCCACGGTGGTGGCGATTGGCTCGATCATGTTCCCAGCGCTGGTAGCGGCTGGCTACGATAAACGCTTCGCCATTGGTTTGATTGCGACTGCGGGCACGCTAGGCCCTATCGTGCCACCGAGTATTGCTCTGATTATCTACGGTTCAGTCACCGGTACTTCGGTAGGCCGTCTATTTGCTGCCGGCTTATTACCGGCCATCGTTATAGCCTCGATTCTGATCGCCTACTGCATTGTTTACAGCAGCCTCAAAGGCTATGAGCGCTCGCCTTTCCCTACGCTGCGGGAAATTTTAGCGGCCTTTAAGTCTGCCGCTTGGGGGCTCGGACTGCCGGTGATTCTGTTAGGTGGCATCTATAGTGGCGTATTTACCCCGACTGAATCAGCAGCGGTGGCCTGTGTATATGGTCTGTTTGTTGGCATGGTGGTGTATCGCACCATCAATCTTAGGGAGTTGGCTGGAACGTTAAGAAGCTCAGGACTGATTTCCGCCACGCTACTATTGATAACCGCTGGTGCCTCGGCTTTCTCTTGGCTGCTCGCGATTACCGGTACCCCTAGTCAACTGGCAGGGCAGGTGTTGTCGTGGACGGATGATCCTTTTCAGGTCATGGCACTGTTTAATGTGGTGATGATAGTGGCAGGCTTTTTCCTGGATAGCGCCTCGGCCATCATCGTGCTCTCGCCGCTGCTCCAGCCTATTGCCGCCCAGGTGGGGGTCGACCCGGTTCACTTCGGCATCATTACGCTGATTAACTTCTCGGTGGGCATGATTACCCCGCCTGTGGGGCTGAATCTGTTTGTCGCTATGGCGATATCCAAAATGTCATTGCAGGAAGTGTTTAAGGCCTGCCTGCCACTGATTGGCCTGATGCTGATAGCACTGATCATTATCACCTACGTACCTTGGCTAAGTACCTGGCTGCCCTCGCTAATTTATTAA
- a CDS encoding TRAP transporter substrate-binding protein, translated as MKLTLTKATLSAVIAVASFGTAQLHAADYTFSFAHVLIEETPNGQAALRFKEEVEEKSNGRIKINVLPAAQVGGDVEIIEQIQMGLVDIGIPPSATLGNFEPRMQILDLPFLIAGYDTMVEALDGEVGREILDTLNGHNMYGVNFWGAGFRHISNNDRPIETPEDMANIRMRTMQAPIIISTYQNLGANATAMAFTEVYNGLQQGVVSGQENPLANIYTMRFHEVQDYLSLTNHAYHAYAAVINQDSWDSLPEDLQAVMLEAFDNGRDTSRELTLQDEATILEAIRDEIAINELTPEQRQAFIEASMPVHEEYEDVVTTELLHKVYDAVGIEY; from the coding sequence ATGAAACTAACTCTGACGAAAGCCACTCTCTCCGCTGTTATCGCAGTTGCTTCTTTTGGCACTGCTCAACTTCATGCAGCTGACTATACCTTCAGCTTTGCCCATGTGTTAATTGAAGAAACGCCTAACGGACAAGCAGCACTGCGTTTTAAAGAAGAGGTAGAAGAGAAGTCTAACGGTCGGATTAAGATTAATGTATTGCCCGCTGCTCAGGTGGGTGGTGATGTTGAAATCATTGAGCAGATCCAAATGGGCTTGGTCGATATCGGTATTCCGCCTAGCGCCACTCTGGGCAACTTTGAGCCGCGCATGCAGATTTTGGATTTACCGTTCTTAATTGCCGGTTACGATACTATGGTGGAAGCCTTGGATGGTGAGGTAGGTCGCGAAATTCTCGATACCCTGAATGGCCATAACATGTACGGTGTCAACTTCTGGGGTGCGGGTTTCCGGCATATTTCGAACAATGATCGCCCGATTGAAACGCCCGAAGATATGGCTAATATTCGCATGCGTACCATGCAAGCGCCGATCATTATTTCAACCTATCAAAACCTGGGCGCTAACGCGACTGCAATGGCATTTACCGAGGTGTACAACGGCCTTCAGCAGGGCGTGGTATCAGGCCAGGAAAATCCATTGGCCAATATTTACACCATGCGTTTCCACGAAGTACAGGATTACCTCTCGCTTACCAATCATGCTTACCACGCCTACGCAGCGGTCATAAACCAGGACTCCTGGGACTCACTGCCAGAAGACCTGCAAGCGGTCATGCTGGAAGCCTTTGATAACGGTCGTGACACATCCCGTGAGTTAACGCTGCAGGACGAAGCAACCATTCTGGAAGCGATTCGAGATGAGATCGCTATCAACGAACTCACCCCCGAGCAGCGCCAAGCCTTTATTGAAGCCAGTATGCCGGTGCATGAAGAGTATGAAGATGTCGTCACTACTGAACTGCTGCATAAGGTTTATGACGCGGTAGGTATTGAGTATTAA
- a CDS encoding amidase: MQDSPIFLPLREQHSRLRTGTLTATALAEASIAAYQQRGQHDHAYLTWNGERALAMANATDAVLAQGGDAGALMGLAVSIKDIFAVTGLPTYAGSSQRLPKRWEHSGPVVSALLKQLPSVMGKTHTVEFAFGGLGSNAHWGAPRNPWDISQHRMPGGSSSGAGVSLVSGTVSLALGTDTAGSVRIPAAMTGVVGLKTTAGRWSTQQIVPLSTTLDTPGLLARRVDDLAFAFDALDAALSGKDNRVPAMPSLADLTFGVPETFFWDDCSPGIAETVRAAIKRLEAAGARVVTLELPGIGEAYELFKLGGVAAPELAAFLKTELPEMIDALDPNVAARVKAADDMPAWEYVRRRTLLDSLYASAATRMADVDAVLTPTVAITPPTIESLQPDGAYPKANMHALRNTVIANFLGLCALTLPVGKDAAHMPVGLQIMAGPWQDAKLLAIGQAVENELGTGLEILGQPPMV; this comes from the coding sequence ATGCAGGATTCGCCAATTTTTTTACCCCTGCGTGAGCAGCACTCCCGCTTGCGCACAGGCACTCTCACCGCAACCGCCTTGGCAGAGGCATCGATCGCTGCTTACCAGCAGCGTGGTCAACACGATCACGCCTACCTCACCTGGAACGGTGAGCGGGCCTTGGCGATGGCAAACGCCACGGATGCTGTGCTTGCCCAAGGCGGCGATGCGGGTGCGCTAATGGGGTTGGCAGTATCCATCAAAGACATTTTCGCCGTAACCGGACTGCCCACCTATGCGGGCTCCTCCCAACGTCTGCCCAAACGATGGGAGCACTCTGGCCCGGTGGTGAGTGCGTTGTTAAAGCAGCTGCCTTCCGTGATGGGGAAAACACACACCGTCGAGTTTGCTTTTGGCGGATTGGGCTCCAATGCTCACTGGGGGGCGCCGCGTAATCCCTGGGATATAAGTCAGCATCGCATGCCAGGAGGCTCCAGTTCTGGGGCAGGTGTCTCGTTAGTGAGTGGTACGGTAAGCTTGGCTCTAGGCACTGACACCGCAGGCTCAGTGCGTATTCCGGCAGCCATGACGGGAGTCGTGGGGTTAAAAACCACCGCCGGGCGTTGGTCGACCCAGCAAATCGTGCCGCTCTCCACCACGCTGGATACCCCTGGACTGCTAGCGCGACGAGTGGATGATCTTGCCTTTGCGTTTGATGCGCTGGATGCTGCTCTTAGCGGTAAAGATAATCGTGTCCCGGCGATGCCATCTCTTGCTGATCTGACCTTTGGCGTGCCGGAAACGTTTTTCTGGGACGACTGTAGCCCCGGCATTGCAGAAACCGTACGCGCTGCTATCAAACGGCTTGAAGCCGCCGGTGCCCGGGTAGTGACGTTGGAGCTGCCTGGGATCGGAGAGGCTTACGAACTCTTCAAATTGGGCGGCGTGGCCGCACCGGAATTGGCGGCGTTTTTAAAAACCGAGCTGCCCGAGATGATTGACGCTCTTGATCCCAATGTCGCTGCGCGGGTCAAAGCGGCTGATGATATGCCTGCTTGGGAGTATGTGCGTCGACGCACACTGCTGGATTCCCTATATGCTTCGGCAGCCACCCGTATGGCCGATGTTGATGCGGTACTTACGCCCACTGTGGCAATTACCCCACCCACGATCGAAAGTCTTCAGCCTGATGGCGCCTACCCCAAAGCCAATATGCACGCCTTACGCAATACAGTGATCGCCAACTTCCTTGGCTTATGTGCCCTAACGCTGCCAGTTGGAAAAGATGCCGCTCATATGCCTGTGGGCCTGCAAATAATGGCTGGACCATGGCAAGACGCTAAGTTGCTGGCGATTGGGCAGGCGGTTGAAAACGAGCTTGGAACGGGCTTAGAGATTCTTGGCCAACCGCCAATGGTGTGA
- a CDS encoding alpha/beta fold hydrolase encodes MKANTDVVTIGNHCVHVEIYRQPQNTESIIMVNGALATTASFTNCVKYLSDGLNVILFDLPFAGQSKAHNPVGGIITKEDEVNILLALIERYQPTSLLSVSWGGYAAMMALAQSPTSIKRAVLASFSTQLNNGMLRYIKGARHYIKTGDVKTAANLLNEEVGKYLPRLLKHINYRHLSRLDDKELQQVCFHIEQILSMNDTDYEQLLSNIEIPTLFVNGKLDEYTTPEGILIAGDYMPKCEFEVVPNAGHFLDLEHADARKRMEKILRDFLIPNDFARQVA; translated from the coding sequence ATGAAAGCCAACACTGATGTTGTAACGATAGGCAACCATTGCGTGCATGTAGAAATCTATCGACAGCCACAAAATACTGAAAGCATTATTATGGTCAACGGTGCGCTAGCAACCACCGCCTCTTTTACCAACTGTGTCAAATACTTGAGTGACGGTTTAAATGTCATCCTTTTTGATTTGCCTTTTGCTGGCCAGTCGAAAGCGCATAACCCAGTGGGTGGTATCATTACCAAGGAGGATGAGGTCAATATCCTCCTTGCTTTGATTGAACGTTACCAACCCACTTCGTTACTTTCAGTCTCCTGGGGAGGTTATGCCGCCATGATGGCATTAGCACAGTCACCCACATCTATTAAAAGAGCAGTTTTGGCCTCTTTTTCTACTCAGCTTAATAATGGAATGCTGCGCTATATAAAAGGTGCGCGTCATTATATTAAAACTGGCGATGTGAAAACTGCGGCTAACCTGCTTAACGAAGAGGTGGGCAAATATTTGCCAAGGCTATTGAAACATATCAATTACCGTCACCTCTCACGGTTAGATGATAAAGAGCTTCAACAGGTTTGCTTTCATATCGAGCAAATACTCTCCATGAACGATACCGATTATGAGCAACTACTGAGTAATATTGAGATACCAACGCTTTTCGTTAATGGCAAACTGGATGAGTACACAACGCCAGAAGGCATTCTGATAGCTGGCGACTATATGCCGAAGTGTGAATTCGAAGTCGTGCCCAATGCAGGACATTTTCTGGATCTTGAGCATGCTGATGCACGCAAACGAATGGAGAAAATCCTGCGCGACTTCTTGATTCCTAATGATTTTGCTAGGCAAGTGGCGTAA